The Candidatus Limnocylindrales bacterium genome has a segment encoding these proteins:
- a CDS encoding ABC transporter permease subunit, with the protein MSTEVSATAAVLPPRRFRKAQQDPAWVRWGLTAFVLLVVGVLIVIPVVNIFVQALTPGLGVYLQNLFADPDTRQSMILTLTVVPIALVANIIFGVAAAWAVARFDFRGRTLLIALIDLPFAVSPVVAGLMFVLIFGLQGYLGQFLRDDGYSIMPWLIAGLAGVVFILMFFLLRPSGSKARHALWNHPWPVVSAGSALVFALLVFVQLHFDVWPHNQSLKIIFALPGLVLATAFVTFPFVARELIPVMEAVGPDEDMAAVSLGASGWQMFWHVTVPNIKWGLVYGIILCNARAVGEFGAVYVVSGHIAGLTDTMPLRIEKLFQEYNMAGSFAVASVLTLLAMVTLVAKYRLERKAPSMTSLEPALEKIEA; encoded by the coding sequence ATGAGCACTGAAGTTTCGGCGACCGCCGCGGTGCTGCCGCCGCGAAGATTCCGCAAGGCACAGCAGGATCCGGCCTGGGTGCGGTGGGGCCTGACCGCGTTCGTGCTGCTCGTGGTCGGCGTACTGATCGTGATTCCAGTCGTCAACATTTTCGTCCAGGCGCTGACCCCGGGTCTCGGCGTGTATCTGCAGAACCTGTTTGCCGACCCCGACACGCGCCAGTCGATGATCCTGACGCTGACGGTGGTTCCGATCGCGCTGGTTGCCAACATCATTTTCGGCGTCGCCGCGGCGTGGGCTGTCGCGCGCTTCGATTTCCGCGGGCGGACTCTTCTGATCGCACTGATCGACCTTCCGTTTGCGGTATCGCCGGTGGTCGCGGGACTGATGTTCGTGCTGATCTTCGGACTGCAGGGTTACCTCGGCCAGTTCCTGCGCGACGATGGTTATTCCATCATGCCGTGGCTGATCGCGGGTCTGGCCGGGGTGGTCTTCATCCTGATGTTCTTCCTGCTTCGTCCGAGTGGATCGAAGGCGCGGCATGCGCTGTGGAATCATCCGTGGCCGGTGGTGTCGGCAGGTAGCGCGCTCGTGTTTGCGCTGCTCGTGTTCGTGCAGCTGCACTTCGACGTGTGGCCGCACAACCAGAGCCTGAAGATCATCTTCGCTCTTCCCGGGCTCGTGCTCGCGACGGCGTTCGTCACGTTTCCGTTCGTCGCGAGGGAGCTCATCCCGGTGATGGAAGCGGTCGGGCCCGACGAGGACATGGCGGCCGTCAGCCTCGGCGCGAGCGGCTGGCAGATGTTCTGGCACGTCACCGTGCCGAACATCAAATGGGGTCTCGTCTATGGGATCATCCTCTGCAACGCGCGCGCGGTTGGAGAATTCGGCGCGGTCTACGTCGTCTCCGGGCACATCGCCGGACTGACCGATACGATGCCGCTGCGGATCGAAAAGCTGTTCCAGGAATACAACATGGCCGGATCGTTCGCCGTGGCATCGGTGCTGACGCTGCTCGCCATGGTCACGCTGGTCGCAAAGTACAGGCTCGAGCGAAAGGCGCCGTCGATGACGAGCCTCGAGCCGGCGCTGGAGAAAATCGAAGCATGA
- the cysT gene encoding sulfate ABC transporter permease subunit CysT, whose translation MATVSRRVLPGFHVSLGYTIFYLGVLVLIPIAACFVKAGSLSFDEFWGAVWTERARAAYALTFGAAFVAALVNALLGLVLAWVLVRYTFPGKRIVDSLVDLPLALPTAVAGLVYSALYVPKGWLGQYLVPVGIYGAYSRFAIILVLVFVGLPFVVRTVQPILEDLDPECEEAAASLGGTRWQAFRHVIFPTVLPALITGFALAFARGIGEYGSVVFVSGNMPYKTEIAPILIVARLEEFAYGEATAIAVVLLVVSFALLILTNRLERWSMRHEH comes from the coding sequence ATGGCAACGGTAAGTCGGCGGGTATTGCCGGGGTTCCACGTAAGCCTCGGCTATACGATTTTTTACCTCGGCGTCCTCGTGCTGATTCCGATCGCCGCGTGCTTCGTCAAGGCGGGCTCGCTCAGCTTCGATGAGTTCTGGGGCGCGGTCTGGACCGAGCGCGCGCGCGCTGCCTACGCCCTTACTTTCGGCGCAGCGTTCGTCGCCGCGCTCGTCAACGCGTTGCTCGGACTCGTGCTTGCGTGGGTGCTGGTGCGCTACACGTTCCCGGGAAAGCGGATCGTCGATTCGCTCGTCGATCTTCCGCTCGCGCTGCCGACGGCAGTGGCGGGCCTGGTCTACTCCGCGCTGTACGTGCCGAAAGGATGGCTCGGCCAGTACCTGGTGCCCGTCGGAATCTACGGCGCATACAGCCGCTTTGCGATCATTCTCGTGCTCGTCTTCGTCGGGCTGCCGTTCGTCGTGCGCACCGTGCAGCCGATTCTCGAAGATCTCGATCCGGAGTGCGAAGAGGCCGCCGCTTCCCTCGGGGGAACGCGCTGGCAGGCATTCCGCCACGTGATCTTTCCGACCGTGCTGCCTGCGCTGATCACGGGCTTCGCTCTCGCGTTCGCCCGCGGCATCGGCGAGTACGGCTCGGTCGTCTTCGTCTCGGGCAACATGCCGTACAAGACCGAGATCGCCCCCATCCTGATCGTCGCGCGGCTCGAAGAGTTTGCGTACGGGGAGGCTACCGCGATCGCGGTCGTGCTGCTCGTCGTCTCGTTTGCGCTGCTGATCCTGACCAACCGGCTGGAACGCTGGAGCATGCGCCATGAGCACTGA
- a CDS encoding sulfate/molybdate ABC transporter ATP-binding protein: MSILIENVSKAFGSFAALDNVSLEVPDGDLLALLGPSGSGKTTLLRIIAGLEIADSGTVLLQGDDITEQSARERNVGFVFQHYALFRHMTVADNVAYGLRVRGVAKAKRRARAEELLNLVRLEGLGARYPAQLSGGQRQRVALARALAAEPKVLLLDEPFGALDAKVRQELRQWLRKLHDELHVTSIFVTHDQEEAMELADRIVVMNKGRIEQIGSTEDLYERPATPFVFDFLGETNVLAAAVRGRSVFLPGSDQPISTDSIHPSGLVDVYVRPGDLRLADRGSAGVEVRVTGIQRTGPVVRASVETTSDRVALNVDLPHLHHDVPAFVVGAVVRLRLMQFSVYARGERAPSHTTVTAPVLIGRERERQRDEATHA, encoded by the coding sequence ATGAGCATTCTCATCGAAAACGTTTCCAAAGCGTTCGGCAGCTTTGCTGCGCTCGACAACGTGAGCCTCGAGGTTCCGGACGGCGACCTGCTCGCGCTGCTCGGCCCGTCGGGCTCCGGAAAGACGACCCTGCTTCGGATCATCGCCGGACTGGAAATCGCCGATTCGGGCACGGTGCTGCTGCAGGGCGACGACATCACCGAGCAGTCCGCGCGCGAGCGCAACGTCGGCTTCGTCTTCCAGCACTACGCGCTGTTTCGCCACATGACGGTGGCCGACAACGTCGCTTACGGCCTGCGGGTGCGCGGCGTCGCGAAAGCGAAGCGTCGCGCTCGCGCAGAAGAGCTTCTCAACCTGGTCCGGCTCGAAGGACTCGGCGCGCGTTATCCGGCGCAGCTGTCCGGTGGCCAGCGCCAGCGCGTCGCGCTGGCGCGTGCGCTCGCCGCCGAGCCGAAGGTCCTGCTTCTCGACGAGCCGTTCGGTGCGCTCGATGCGAAGGTGCGCCAGGAGCTCAGGCAATGGCTGCGCAAGCTGCACGACGAGCTGCACGTGACCAGCATCTTCGTCACGCACGACCAGGAAGAAGCGATGGAGCTGGCCGACCGCATCGTCGTGATGAACAAGGGACGCATCGAGCAGATCGGCTCGACCGAGGATCTCTACGAGCGGCCGGCGACGCCGTTCGTGTTCGATTTTCTCGGAGAGACCAACGTGCTTGCGGCCGCGGTGCGCGGCCGAAGCGTTTTCCTGCCAGGTTCCGATCAGCCGATCTCGACCGACAGCATTCATCCAAGTGGCCTCGTCGACGTCTACGTAAGACCGGGCGATCTGCGACTCGCGGACCGCGGCAGTGCGGGCGTCGAAGTTCGCGTGACCGGCATTCAGCGTACCGGCCCGGTCGTGCGGGCAAGCGTTGAAACGACATCCGACCGCGTAGCCCTCAACGTCGATCTGCCGCACCTGCACCACGACGTGCCGGCCTTCGTGGTCGGTGCCGTCGTGCGTCTCCGGCTGATGCAGTTCAGCGTCTATGCGCGCGGTGAGCGTGCTCCGTCGCACACGACCGTGACGGCGCCGGTGCTGATCGGCAGGGAGCGCGAACGGCAGCGCGACGAAGCGACGCACGCCTGA
- a CDS encoding alpha/beta hydrolase gives MTEIARQTVSAVADDGVRIYYESCGSGPAIVLVHGLGGNHAVWFHQVAHFARSHTVITPSQRGFAPSGGDQHRYDVAVVVRDLEAVLNAASVTKAVVVGQSMGGWTALGTAMRAPERVSALVLADTLGGISDDAIGAHMREVSAAVASLRGAPPALGVHPALSKGFSDQHPELGYLYQTLATFGSPPPDGMARQLGAARVAGESLKDLRVPTLFVVGTEDRLFPPAIVRKASAYIAGSEVAEIANAGHSPYFENPDAWNAAVSQFIERH, from the coding sequence ATGACCGAAATCGCGCGACAGACGGTATCGGCCGTCGCAGACGACGGCGTCCGCATCTACTACGAGTCGTGCGGCAGCGGGCCGGCAATCGTTCTGGTGCACGGTCTCGGCGGAAACCATGCCGTGTGGTTCCACCAGGTCGCGCATTTTGCGCGCAGCCACACGGTGATCACGCCGAGTCAGCGCGGGTTCGCACCGTCGGGCGGCGATCAGCACCGCTACGACGTCGCAGTCGTCGTTCGCGATCTCGAAGCGGTCTTGAACGCAGCATCCGTGACCAAGGCCGTGGTCGTCGGGCAATCGATGGGCGGCTGGACCGCGCTCGGAACGGCAATGCGCGCGCCGGAGCGCGTCTCCGCGCTGGTGCTCGCCGATACGCTCGGCGGCATCAGCGACGATGCGATCGGTGCGCACATGCGGGAAGTGTCGGCGGCAGTCGCGAGCCTTCGCGGTGCGCCGCCCGCGCTCGGCGTCCACCCTGCCCTGTCGAAAGGTTTCTCCGACCAGCATCCGGAGCTCGGCTATCTGTATCAGACGCTCGCGACGTTCGGCTCGCCGCCGCCGGACGGGATGGCGCGGCAGCTCGGCGCCGCGCGCGTTGCGGGCGAGTCGCTGAAGGACCTGCGCGTGCCGACGCTGTTCGTGGTCGGCACGGAGGACCGGCTTTTTCCGCCGGCGATTGTGCGCAAGGCGTCCGCGTACATTGCCGGATCGGAGGTCGCCGAGATCGCGAACGCCGGTCACTCGCCGTACTTCGAAAATCCCGACGCGTGGAACGCGGCGGTTTCACAGTTCATCGAACGCCACTGA